The sequence GGTGGATGGTGGCGCGACCAGCAATCACTGGCTGATGCAATTTCAAGCTGACTTGTTGCAACGCACTTTGATCCGCAATCACACCGCAGAAGTGTCGGCGTTGGGGGCGGCTTATTTAGGCGGGAAAACCCTTGGCTGGTGGCAGGATAGCCAGCAACTTGCGGCGCTACCCCGTGAAGTGGAGTACATCGAACCGCGCGCTCAAAGTGCGGAGATGCAAGATAACTATCGCCTCTGGCAAGCGGCCATCGCGCGTGCGCGTTTTCAGCCGAAATAACCCACACTAGGAGTAAGTATATGTCAGCAATACCTCGTAAGTTAACTTTCGCGGTGATTATCGGCAACCGGGGTTTCTTCCCAAGCTATCTGGTCGCCGACGCGCGCCGTGATGCACAGGCGCTGTTCGATAGATTGGGCATCAACATCATTATGCTCAATGAAGAGCAAACGCCCCTGGGTGGGGTAGAGAATTGGCGTGATGCCAAAGTGTGTGCCGAGTTGTTCCGTAAACACAGCGAAGAGATCCACGGTGTAGTGGTTATTCTGCCCAACTTTGGCGATGAAAAAAGTGTCTCCGATGCTATCCGCCTGTCGGGCCTGAAAGTGCCGGTACTGGTGCAGGCCGAAGAAGATGCGCTGGACAAAATGGGGCTGGCGACCCGTCGTGACAGTTTCTGCGGTAAAATCTCGCTATGTAATAACCTGCGTCAATACGGCATTCCATTCACTTTGACCAGACAGCATGTGTGCAGCCTGAACAGCGAAATATTTAGCCATGACGTAGAGCAATTTGTGCAATTGTGCCGCGTGGTTCACGCCATGAAACGGGTGCGTGTGGGGGCTATCGGTGCTCGCCCGACTAACTTTAATACTGTGCGCTACAGTGAAAAATTATTAGAGAATTTGGGGATTACGGTTGAAACCCTCGATTTATCTGAGGTGTTCTTCCGCGTCGCTAACCTCAGTGATAATGATATCCGCGTGGGTGAAAAACTGGCGTTATTAAAAGCCAATGGCGACACCAGCGCTATCCCGCAAGATAAGCTGCATAAAATGGCGAAGCTGTTCGTGGTTATCAGCGAATGGATCATCGCCAATGATATTGATACCACCGCCATGCAGTGCTGGACTTCGCTGCAACAGAATCTGGGGATCAACGTCTGCTCCATTATGAGTGTGATGTCGGGGCAACTGATGCCAAGCGCCTGTGAAGTGGATGTAATGGGGGCGCTATCGATGTACGCGCTGGCCAGCTGTTCGCTGTCACCAGCATCTATTGCCGACTGGAATAACAACTTTGGCGCTGAACGCGATAAATGCGTGCTGTTCCATTGTGGCAACTTTGCGAGCGAAAGTCTGGAAAGCTCAACCATGGGTACCGCAGATATTATCGGGACAACCGTTGGCTGTGAGAATACATGTGGTGCCGTTCATGGCCGCATGAAGTCTGGGCCATTAACCTATTTTCGCCTCTCTTCCGATGATTTTACTGGGCAAGTGCGGGCGTATGTGGGAGAAGGCCGCTCTGTCAGTGATGAGTTGGATACCGTTGGCTGCCGCGCGGTGGTGGAGGTTCCACAACTGGAAAGCTTACTCACGCATATCTGCAACAACGGTTTCGAACACCATGTGGCGATGAACCATTCAGCCACAGCTCAAGTG comes from Yersinia bercovieri ATCC 43970 and encodes:
- a CDS encoding L-fucose/L-arabinose isomerase family protein; translation: MSAIPRKLTFAVIIGNRGFFPSYLVADARRDAQALFDRLGINIIMLNEEQTPLGGVENWRDAKVCAELFRKHSEEIHGVVVILPNFGDEKSVSDAIRLSGLKVPVLVQAEEDALDKMGLATRRDSFCGKISLCNNLRQYGIPFTLTRQHVCSLNSEIFSHDVEQFVQLCRVVHAMKRVRVGAIGARPTNFNTVRYSEKLLENLGITVETLDLSEVFFRVANLSDNDIRVGEKLALLKANGDTSAIPQDKLHKMAKLFVVISEWIIANDIDTTAMQCWTSLQQNLGINVCSIMSVMSGQLMPSACEVDVMGALSMYALASCSLSPASIADWNNNFGAERDKCVLFHCGNFASESLESSTMGTADIIGTTVGCENTCGAVHGRMKSGPLTYFRLSSDDFTGQVRAYVGEGRSVSDELDTVGCRAVVEVPQLESLLTHICNNGFEHHVAMNHSATAQVLQEAFSKYLGVDCYWHGK